One stretch of Muribaculum intestinale DNA includes these proteins:
- a CDS encoding phosphatidylserine decarboxylase family protein: MKVKIHREGLNILIILLLILLVINIPVWLFIRPAAIPATFTSVSAIIYLLVLNFFRSPRRQFRGNPDKVVVASADGKVVALEETFEDEYLHCRCIQLSVFMSVLNVHANWFPVDGEVLYVKHHSGRFLSAWLPKSSTENERSTVAIRSDAGPIVLMRQVAGALARRIVTYACPGERASIEQHMGFIKFGSRIDLYLPLDSEILVKLGDKTIGGVTEVARLK, encoded by the coding sequence ATGAAAGTAAAGATACACCGCGAGGGACTAAATATACTGATTATCCTTCTTCTTATCTTACTGGTAATCAACATACCGGTATGGCTTTTCATACGCCCTGCCGCAATACCAGCCACATTCACATCGGTGTCGGCGATTATCTATCTGCTTGTGCTCAACTTCTTCCGTTCGCCCCGGCGACAGTTCAGAGGCAATCCCGACAAGGTAGTCGTGGCATCGGCCGACGGCAAGGTAGTAGCGCTGGAGGAGACATTCGAGGACGAATATCTCCACTGCCGTTGCATCCAGTTGTCAGTATTCATGTCAGTGCTCAATGTCCATGCCAACTGGTTTCCGGTCGATGGCGAAGTGCTCTATGTAAAGCACCATTCAGGCCGATTCCTCTCGGCATGGTTGCCAAAGTCAAGCACCGAAAACGAGCGCAGCACGGTAGCCATCCGCTCTGACGCAGGCCCCATAGTGCTTATGCGCCAGGTAGCCGGTGCTCTCGCACGCCGCATAGTCACCTATGCATGTCCCGGAGAACGCGCGTCGATAGAGCAGCATATGGGATTCATAAAATTCGGTTCACGCATAGACCTCTACCTGCCTCTTGACTCGGAAATCCTCGTCAAGCTCGGCGACAAGACTATCGGCGGCGTGACAGAAGTAGCCCGCCTGAAATAG
- the pfkA gene encoding 6-phosphofructokinase: MPAIKTIGILTSGGDAPGMNAAIRAVTRSAIFSGFSVKGIYRGYRGLITNEIVDFKTQNVSNIIQMGGTILKTARCKEFQTPEGRQLAYDTLRQHGIDALVVIGGDGSLTGARIFATEFNFPIIGLPGTIDNDLYGTDKTIGYDTALNTIMECVDKIRDTATSHERLFFIEVMGRDAGFLALNGAIASGAEAAIIPEISTEVDQLAELIQNGFRKSKNSSIVLVAESPVTGGAMALAERVKNEYPGYDVRVSILGHLQRGGSPTASDRILASRLGAAAIDALLDDQRNVMIGISNDNIVYVPFSKAIKNDKPINRELLDTLRRLSI; this comes from the coding sequence ATGCCAGCAATTAAAACCATAGGCATCCTTACCTCGGGAGGCGACGCTCCCGGAATGAATGCCGCTATCCGAGCCGTCACCCGCTCGGCCATCTTCAGCGGTTTCAGCGTAAAGGGTATATACCGCGGCTACAGGGGCCTGATAACCAACGAGATTGTCGACTTCAAGACACAGAACGTATCCAACATCATACAGATGGGCGGCACGATTCTGAAAACCGCACGTTGCAAGGAATTTCAGACACCTGAGGGTCGCCAGCTTGCCTACGACACTCTGCGCCAGCATGGTATCGACGCCCTTGTGGTAATCGGCGGCGACGGTTCGCTAACCGGTGCACGCATATTCGCCACTGAATTCAACTTCCCGATAATCGGTCTGCCCGGCACTATCGACAACGACCTTTACGGCACCGACAAGACCATCGGCTACGACACCGCCCTCAACACCATTATGGAGTGTGTCGACAAGATACGCGACACTGCCACCAGCCACGAGCGCCTGTTCTTCATCGAGGTGATGGGACGCGACGCCGGATTCCTCGCCCTCAACGGCGCGATTGCCTCCGGAGCTGAAGCCGCCATCATCCCTGAGATATCCACCGAGGTCGACCAGCTTGCCGAACTTATCCAGAACGGATTCCGCAAGAGCAAGAACTCATCGATTGTGCTTGTGGCCGAAAGCCCCGTTACAGGTGGAGCCATGGCCCTGGCCGAACGTGTAAAGAACGAGTATCCCGGCTACGACGTGCGTGTGTCGATTCTCGGCCACCTGCAGCGCGGCGGCTCGCCTACTGCCTCCGACCGTATCCTGGCCTCACGCCTCGGCGCGGCAGCCATCGACGCACTTCTCGACGACCAGCGCAATGTGATGATAGGTATCTCAAACGACAATATTGTCTACGTGCCTTTCTCCAAGGCTATCAAAAACGACAAGCCTATCAACCGCGAACTTCTCGATACTCTGCGCCGACTCTCTATCTGA
- the dnaB gene encoding replicative DNA helicase — protein MYDTGGRIMPQDKEVEEAVLGALMLEKDAYTTVCDILKPECFYEPRNQRIYEAIQSLGASQKPIDMLTVVEQLRLNGTLAEVGGPVVISELTSRVASGAHVEFHARIVAQKYLARELISFAAGIEGKAFDESNDVDDLLQEAEGRLFEISQRNVKKDVTQVDPVISDAIKQIQAAANRESGLSGLESGYHDLDNLTSGWQNSDLIIIAARPAMGKTAFVLSMAKNMAVNYNIPVAIFSLEMSNLQLINRLISNVCEIESSLIKSGKLSRLQWDQLMTRIKHLYGAPLFIDDTPSLSIFELRTKARRLVREHNVKFIIIDYLQLMNASGMHFGSREQEVSMISRSLKQLAKELNIPIVALSQLNRSVESRQSGDGGSKRPQLSDLRESGAIEQDADIVCFIHRPEYYTKSDVDAEGHDIRGLAEFIVAKHRSGSVDTIKMRFKGRLARFENWSENDFDPDAAPVTVESSFNTGSFGQTPTGTFTASPTPLSGGTADFLSGPSDAPAPF, from the coding sequence ATGTACGACACCGGCGGACGCATCATGCCGCAGGACAAGGAGGTAGAGGAAGCGGTGCTCGGCGCGCTGATGCTTGAGAAAGACGCCTACACCACTGTGTGCGACATTCTCAAGCCCGAGTGCTTTTATGAGCCACGCAACCAGCGCATCTACGAGGCGATCCAGAGCCTTGGCGCCTCGCAGAAACCTATCGACATGCTTACCGTGGTCGAGCAGTTGCGTCTCAACGGCACACTGGCCGAGGTGGGCGGTCCGGTAGTCATCTCCGAACTGACTTCGCGTGTGGCTTCGGGCGCTCACGTCGAGTTCCATGCCCGCATTGTGGCGCAGAAGTATCTGGCGAGGGAGCTTATCTCGTTTGCCGCCGGAATCGAGGGAAAGGCCTTTGACGAGAGCAACGACGTGGACGACCTGCTTCAGGAGGCCGAGGGACGCCTGTTTGAGATATCACAGCGCAATGTGAAGAAGGATGTCACGCAGGTCGACCCCGTAATCTCCGACGCCATCAAACAGATTCAGGCCGCCGCCAACCGCGAATCGGGTCTTTCGGGCCTCGAATCGGGCTACCACGACCTTGACAACCTCACTTCGGGCTGGCAGAACTCCGACCTTATCATCATCGCGGCCCGTCCGGCCATGGGCAAGACGGCGTTTGTGCTTTCGATGGCCAAAAACATGGCTGTCAACTACAATATACCGGTGGCGATATTCTCGCTTGAGATGTCGAACCTTCAGCTCATCAACCGACTCATATCCAACGTGTGCGAGATTGAGAGCTCGCTGATAAAATCGGGAAAGCTGTCGCGCCTACAGTGGGACCAGCTGATGACCCGCATCAAGCATCTCTATGGCGCTCCTCTGTTTATCGACGACACTCCGTCGCTGTCTATTTTCGAACTGCGCACAAAGGCCCGCCGTCTGGTAAGGGAGCACAACGTGAAGTTTATCATCATCGACTACCTCCAGCTGATGAATGCTTCGGGCATGCACTTCGGCTCGCGCGAGCAGGAGGTGAGTATGATATCGCGTTCGCTCAAGCAGCTTGCCAAAGAGCTAAACATACCTATCGTGGCGCTGTCGCAGCTCAACCGTTCGGTCGAGAGCCGTCAGTCGGGTGACGGCGGCAGCAAACGCCCGCAGCTAAGCGACCTTCGTGAGTCGGGAGCCATCGAGCAGGATGCCGACATAGTGTGCTTCATCCACCGTCCGGAGTACTATACAAAAAGCGACGTCGACGCCGAGGGGCACGACATACGCGGACTCGCCGAGTTTATCGTGGCCAAGCACCGTTCGGGTTCGGTCGACACGATAAAGATGCGCTTCAAGGGGCGTCTTGCCCGATTCGAAAACTGGAGCGAGAATGACTTTGACCCCGATGCCGCCCCGGTAACGGTAGAGTCGAGCTTCAATACAGGCTCGTTCGGACAGACTCCGACAGGCACATTCACCGCGTCCCCCACACCTCTGTCGGGCGGTACTGCCGACTTCCTCTCGGGCCCCTCCGACGCTCCAGCGCCATTCTGA
- the rpsG gene encoding 30S ribosomal protein S7 — translation MRKAKPKKRVVLPDPVFNDVRVSKFVNHLMYDGKKNTSYTIFYSALETVKSKLPNEEKTALEIWKKALENITPQVEVKSRRVGGATFQVPTEIRPDRKESISMKNMILYARKRGGKTMADKLAAEIVDAYNEQGGAFKRKEDMHKMAEANRAFAHFRF, via the coding sequence ATGAGAAAAGCTAAGCCAAAGAAACGTGTGGTCCTCCCCGATCCCGTTTTCAACGACGTAAGAGTATCAAAGTTCGTCAACCATCTGATGTATGATGGTAAAAAGAACACCTCATACACAATTTTCTATTCCGCACTTGAGACTGTGAAGTCTAAGCTGCCCAATGAGGAGAAAACAGCCCTCGAAATCTGGAAGAAGGCTCTCGAAAACATCACTCCTCAGGTGGAAGTGAAGTCGCGCCGCGTGGGCGGTGCCACCTTCCAGGTACCTACCGAAATCCGTCCCGACCGCAAAGAGTCGATCTCGATGAAAAATATGATTCTATATGCACGCAAGCGCGGTGGCAAGACTATGGCCGACAAGCTCGCTGCCGAGATTGTGGACGCTTACAATGAGCAGGGTGGTGCATTCAAGCGCAAGGAAGACATGCACAAGATGGCCGAGGCCAACCGCGCATTCGCTCACTTCCGCTTCTGA
- the pssA gene encoding CDP-diacylglycerol--serine O-phosphatidyltransferase produces MLRRIISQVPNTITCLSLFFGAIAIIASFHFNDTVWGLPCYQWAFICIGISAVCDFLDGASARMLHAYSNLGKQLDSLSDLVSFGVAPGMLVYNMMTLQAGPAWLPFVAIFIPLMGELRLARFNIDDRQTTSFLGMPIPANAIFWIGSVSWMTTHGYIGHWPMAVLVVAMSLLMVATRIHMFSLKFKNFDFRENLRRYVIILAALLFVISEGVPGLAWTILFYLVLSLLPSRA; encoded by the coding sequence ATGTTACGCAGAATCATATCCCAGGTGCCCAATACCATCACCTGTCTGAGCCTATTTTTCGGAGCTATAGCAATAATAGCATCTTTTCATTTCAATGACACTGTATGGGGACTCCCATGCTACCAGTGGGCATTCATATGCATCGGCATCTCGGCCGTGTGCGATTTCCTCGACGGAGCGTCGGCCCGCATGCTACACGCGTATTCCAATCTCGGCAAACAGCTCGACTCGCTCAGCGACCTGGTAAGTTTTGGAGTGGCCCCCGGCATGCTCGTATACAACATGATGACACTTCAGGCCGGACCGGCATGGTTGCCGTTTGTGGCCATATTCATCCCTCTGATGGGCGAACTGCGCCTCGCACGCTTCAATATTGACGACCGCCAGACCACCTCATTTCTCGGCATGCCGATTCCGGCCAACGCCATATTCTGGATTGGCTCGGTGTCATGGATGACAACCCACGGCTACATCGGACACTGGCCTATGGCTGTGCTTGTCGTAGCGATGTCGCTGCTGATGGTGGCTACCCGTATCCACATGTTCTCCCTTAAGTTTAAAAACTTTGATTTCCGCGAAAATCTGCGCCGCTACGTAATCATTCTCGCCGCTTTGTTGTTTGTTATATCTGAAGGCGTCCCCGGACTGGCATGGACAATCCTCTTCTACCTTGTGCTCTCGCTGCTACCCTCACGCGCCTGA
- a CDS encoding HAD family hydrolase yields the protein MHDNNTIGQRRTLYVTDMDGTLLDLYSRVSPESASIIHRLSREGALITVATARTPATVVPLMRDCHTFVPYVTMTGAALWNPVDGKYGEVVLMPDDTAARVREVIESFGLHPFIYTITPDNRLLAAYHNGPMNRAERKFVEERTGLALKRFHLDNPGGMAPFLPRTILYFAIGDAEATSAAAEALTRMGGCAVSSYMDNTVPGMGILEVFASGIDKGAVVKRLASRLGADRIVAFGDNLNDLPLFAVADIPVAVENALPEVKAAAEVVIGTNDTDAVARFIESDFMTDCYAKN from the coding sequence ATGCATGACAACAATACAATCGGGCAGCGCCGCACGCTCTATGTCACAGACATGGACGGGACGCTGCTCGACCTTTATAGTCGGGTGAGCCCCGAAAGCGCATCAATAATCCACCGTCTAAGCCGCGAGGGCGCGCTGATTACGGTGGCTACCGCACGCACTCCCGCCACGGTGGTGCCACTTATGCGCGACTGCCACACCTTTGTGCCCTACGTCACGATGACCGGCGCCGCTCTGTGGAATCCCGTGGATGGGAAGTATGGCGAAGTCGTGCTGATGCCCGACGATACGGCCGCCCGGGTAAGAGAGGTGATAGAGTCGTTCGGACTCCACCCGTTTATCTACACAATCACTCCCGACAACAGATTGCTTGCCGCCTACCACAACGGGCCCATGAACCGGGCCGAGCGGAAGTTTGTCGAGGAGCGCACCGGCCTTGCACTCAAGCGTTTCCATCTCGACAATCCCGGGGGTATGGCGCCGTTTCTTCCGCGCACCATACTCTATTTTGCAATCGGAGATGCCGAGGCCACCTCAGCTGCCGCCGAGGCTCTGACCCGGATGGGCGGATGTGCCGTCAGCTCATATATGGACAATACTGTGCCCGGAATGGGCATTCTGGAGGTATTTGCCTCCGGTATTGACAAAGGAGCTGTGGTGAAGCGGCTGGCCTCGCGTTTGGGCGCCGACAGGATAGTGGCTTTCGGTGACAATCTCAACGACCTGCCCCTTTTTGCGGTTGCCGACATTCCGGTGGCGGTAGAAAACGCCCTCCCTGAGGTAAAGGCTGCCGCCGAAGTGGTAATCGGAACCAATGACACCGATGCCGTGGCGCGCTTCATCGAGTCGGATTTCATGACAGATTGCTATGCCAAGAATTGA
- a CDS encoding MIP/aquaporin family protein: MNDLKKYIAEGIGTMFLVLLACGSAVLAGPSIGGYGVGVCFGLVLVCLCYCLGNISGCHVNPAVSLGVYLSGRMSLKDMLCYWLFQMGGAVVGAAFLFWFVNMNPEFNFGGITENGGAIYNLATNVLQPGATSGMALLMEALLTFFFVFIILGATDANVGWGKFAGIGIGLALGLVNIVGIPVDNCSVNPARSFGPAVFCPGAFHDFWIMVVGPFVGAIIAVIAWKVVSPYIAKGNR; this comes from the coding sequence ATGAATGATTTAAAGAAGTACATCGCCGAAGGCATCGGGACAATGTTTCTCGTACTTCTGGCATGCGGCAGCGCAGTACTCGCCGGCCCGTCGATAGGGGGCTATGGAGTCGGAGTATGCTTCGGACTGGTTCTTGTATGCCTCTGCTACTGCCTTGGCAACATATCGGGCTGCCATGTCAATCCCGCAGTGTCGCTCGGCGTATATCTAAGCGGACGCATGAGCCTTAAGGATATGCTCTGCTACTGGCTCTTCCAGATGGGAGGTGCAGTTGTAGGCGCTGCATTCCTCTTCTGGTTTGTCAACATGAATCCTGAATTCAACTTCGGAGGAATCACCGAGAACGGGGGCGCAATCTACAATCTTGCCACCAATGTGCTGCAGCCGGGCGCCACATCGGGCATGGCACTACTGATGGAGGCACTCCTTACATTCTTCTTCGTGTTCATAATCCTCGGGGCCACTGACGCCAATGTGGGATGGGGCAAATTTGCCGGTATCGGCATCGGCCTCGCCCTCGGACTGGTCAACATCGTGGGAATCCCTGTCGACAACTGCTCGGTAAACCCCGCGCGCAGCTTCGGACCGGCTGTATTCTGCCCCGGAGCATTCCATGATTTCTGGATTATGGTGGTAGGTCCGTTTGTAGGAGCCATCATCGCGGTAATCGCATGGAAAGTCGTGTCGCCCTACATTGCCAAAGGCAACCGATAA
- the rpsL gene encoding 30S ribosomal protein S12 — protein sequence MPTIQQLVRKGRVALVDKSKSPALDSCPQRRGVCVRVYTTTPKKPNSAMRKVARVRLTNGKEVNSYIPGEGHNLQEHSIVLVRGGRVKDLPGVRYHIVRGTLDTSGVKDRTQRRSKYGAKRPKAGAAKGKK from the coding sequence ATGCCTACAATTCAGCAATTAGTAAGAAAAGGACGTGTAGCTCTCGTAGACAAGAGCAAGTCGCCTGCTCTCGACAGCTGTCCTCAGCGTCGTGGCGTGTGCGTGCGTGTCTACACCACAACCCCCAAGAAGCCTAACTCGGCAATGCGTAAGGTTGCCCGTGTGCGCCTCACCAACGGCAAGGAAGTCAACTCCTACATCCCCGGCGAAGGTCACAACCTCCAGGAACACTCGATTGTGCTCGTTCGCGGCGGTCGTGTGAAAGACCTCCCCGGTGTGCGTTATCACATCGTTCGTGGTACTCTCGACACCTCGGGTGTGAAAGATCGCACACAGCGTCGCTCTAAGTATGGAGCCAAGCGTCCCAAAGCCGGTGCAGCAAAAGGTAAGAAATAA
- a CDS encoding DUF4834 family protein, whose amino-acid sequence MVIFKMLIFTLLILVLIPVVKLGAAIFRAYRHVKRQTAAFAGNNRTYDTDRTAQGYETEEARRGRRRSTRKIFRSDEGEYVRFEEIDVDITLEQERRRNYGATPFRMEEQISDAEWTDI is encoded by the coding sequence ATGGTTATATTCAAGATGCTCATATTCACCCTGCTGATACTTGTACTCATACCCGTAGTCAAGTTAGGCGCCGCCATATTCCGCGCATACCGCCATGTAAAGCGGCAGACTGCGGCTTTTGCCGGCAACAACAGGACATATGATACAGACAGGACAGCCCAAGGCTACGAAACGGAGGAAGCACGACGCGGCAGACGCCGCTCTACCCGAAAGATATTCCGCTCTGATGAGGGAGAATATGTGCGCTTCGAAGAGATTGATGTAGACATCACCCTGGAGCAGGAACGCCGGCGCAACTACGGTGCCACACCCTTCCGCATGGAAGAGCAGATAAGCGATGCCGAATGGACTGATATCTGA
- a CDS encoding GH92 family glycosyl hydrolase produces MKKSAFFLPAAAICLLAGCNSSANKPLLTDEIKYVDPFIGTGFHGHTFPGATRPFAMVQVSPDTHIMGWEASSGYHYDDNEIYAFSHTHLSGTGIGDLGDVALLPYSGADSIKPVATFKKETEKATPGYYTVRLDNFGVDVELTSTDRVGFHRYTYDNPSDRRVMLDLGHILQPNWGHKLVGNTYTEINDSTVEGTVSTQGWAHFHDVSYRIEFSEPFESVTRYIDGKSNPDTPPVIKTDRDLKLHYKFADSKEPLYIKVAISMVDPEGAAKNMTAELPGWDFDATRTRSADIWNNALSAIEIQADSTVMVNFYTALYHTMIAPFAYQDADGRYRGLDKQVHQAEEGYTNYSVFSLWDTFRAFQPLMTIINPELAADWGKVLVKGYEQGGILPKWPIGSSYTGCMVGYPAVAVLADLACKGLADSANIATWAEAGAASSVYRRDLADKFKGTRELDLITMHPYYKEKYGFVPADSVSESVSWGLEMAYEDWCVSQLAAKAGMDSLAKAYAAKGEYYKRYLDPETKMMRPIMGDGKFRTPFNPRYSAHMKSDYTEGNAFQWSFFAPHDMDNFIETIGGKPELEARLDTLFTTSSQVDGAEASNDITGLIGQYAHGNEPSHHMAYLYNWTDSPWKGQERLDYIMREFYTNAPDGIIGNEDCGQMSAWYVMSALGLYQVAPGIPVYTLGRPMVDRAVIHAQHAPFEIEVKDNSPANMYVKRVLLNGKELDAPFISHEEIARGGKLVFEMSDTH; encoded by the coding sequence GTGAAAAAATCAGCATTTTTCTTACCGGCGGCGGCAATCTGTCTGCTGGCCGGATGCAACAGTTCTGCCAATAAGCCTCTTCTTACCGACGAAATCAAGTATGTGGATCCGTTTATCGGCACCGGATTCCACGGCCATACATTCCCGGGCGCCACTCGTCCGTTTGCAATGGTGCAGGTGAGCCCCGACACCCACATAATGGGATGGGAAGCCAGCAGCGGATACCACTACGACGACAATGAGATATATGCCTTCAGCCACACCCACCTGTCAGGCACCGGCATCGGCGACCTCGGCGATGTGGCCCTGCTACCCTACTCCGGAGCCGACTCCATAAAGCCGGTGGCAACATTCAAAAAGGAGACTGAAAAGGCCACCCCCGGCTACTATACCGTGCGCCTCGACAACTTCGGCGTCGACGTCGAGCTTACGAGCACCGACCGTGTTGGATTCCACCGCTACACATACGATAATCCCTCGGATCGCCGTGTGATGCTCGACCTCGGCCACATCCTCCAGCCCAACTGGGGCCACAAACTCGTAGGCAACACCTACACTGAGATCAACGACTCGACCGTAGAGGGCACGGTGAGCACACAGGGATGGGCACATTTCCACGATGTATCGTACCGCATCGAGTTCTCCGAGCCGTTTGAAAGCGTAACCCGCTATATCGACGGGAAGAGCAATCCCGACACTCCTCCGGTGATAAAGACCGACCGCGACCTCAAGCTCCACTATAAATTTGCCGACAGCAAGGAGCCTCTATATATAAAGGTAGCGATATCAATGGTCGACCCCGAGGGTGCAGCCAAAAACATGACCGCAGAACTGCCCGGATGGGACTTCGATGCCACACGCACACGCTCGGCCGACATCTGGAACAATGCCCTGTCGGCGATAGAAATCCAGGCCGACTCTACCGTGATGGTCAACTTCTACACCGCGCTTTATCACACAATGATCGCACCCTTCGCCTACCAGGATGCCGACGGCCGCTACCGTGGGCTCGACAAGCAGGTGCATCAGGCCGAAGAGGGATACACCAACTACTCGGTGTTCTCGCTTTGGGACACTTTCCGCGCATTCCAGCCACTGATGACCATCATCAACCCCGAGCTTGCCGCCGACTGGGGCAAAGTGCTCGTTAAGGGTTACGAGCAGGGAGGCATTCTACCCAAATGGCCTATCGGCTCAAGCTACACCGGATGTATGGTAGGATATCCCGCCGTGGCAGTGCTCGCCGACCTCGCATGCAAAGGACTTGCCGACAGCGCCAACATAGCCACATGGGCCGAGGCAGGCGCCGCATCGTCGGTATACCGCCGGGATCTCGCCGATAAGTTCAAGGGCACTCGCGAGCTCGACCTTATCACTATGCATCCTTATTATAAGGAGAAATACGGCTTCGTGCCCGCCGACTCCGTGAGCGAGTCAGTATCATGGGGTCTGGAGATGGCCTACGAGGATTGGTGTGTGTCGCAACTCGCAGCCAAGGCCGGCATGGACTCCCTGGCAAAAGCCTATGCGGCCAAGGGAGAATATTATAAGCGCTATCTCGACCCGGAGACCAAGATGATGCGTCCCATCATGGGCGACGGAAAATTCCGCACCCCCTTCAATCCGCGCTATTCGGCCCACATGAAGAGCGACTACACAGAGGGCAACGCATTCCAGTGGAGCTTCTTCGCACCTCACGACATGGACAACTTCATCGAGACCATCGGCGGAAAGCCCGAGCTTGAAGCGCGCCTCGACACACTCTTCACCACCTCTTCGCAGGTCGATGGAGCCGAAGCCTCCAACGACATAACCGGCCTGATCGGGCAGTATGCCCACGGCAACGAGCCGAGCCACCACATGGCATATCTCTACAACTGGACCGACTCACCCTGGAAAGGCCAGGAGCGCCTCGACTATATCATGCGCGAATTCTACACCAACGCTCCCGACGGCATAATCGGCAACGAGGACTGCGGCCAGATGTCGGCATGGTACGTGATGAGCGCCCTCGGACTCTATCAGGTGGCTCCCGGCATACCTGTATACACCCTCGGACGCCCGATGGTAGACCGTGCGGTAATCCACGCACAGCACGCACCGTTTGAAATCGAGGTCAAGGACAACTCGCCGGCCAACATGTATGTTAAACGCGTGCTGCTCAACGGCAAAGAACTCGACGCCCCCTTCATATCCCACGAAGAGATAGCCCGCGGCGGAAAACTTGTGTTCGAAATGTCAGACACACATTAA